In one Bartonella grahamii subsp. shimonis genomic region, the following are encoded:
- a CDS encoding YqaJ viral recombinase family protein, producing the protein MPIIIDCIQGTEEWQKVRNGLITASLFEMVMAQKKQGQKTSRYHSVMMKLAGERITGKTVEEGTTLSQRRGTELEPTARQLYGKLTHTEPECIGFVLADDRRQGFSPDAFVGKNGLLEIKTKKPEILIPHFMQKSFPAEHKAQCQGGLWISQREWVDLMLYWPDMPPLIKRAYRDEAYICKLENEISRFNEALEKMVQQIKRIETGFSIRTEIVLKERKNRERGANAKRLLVGKTRMRRGRKGSVQR; encoded by the coding sequence ATGCCAATCATTATCGATTGTATTCAGGGAACGGAAGAATGGCAGAAAGTGCGTAATGGTTTGATTACGGCTTCTTTGTTTGAGATGGTTATGGCACAAAAAAAACAGGGGCAAAAAACGTCACGATATCATAGTGTGATGATGAAATTGGCGGGAGAAAGAATTACGGGAAAAACCGTTGAGGAAGGAACAACGCTTTCTCAGCGACGCGGGACAGAATTAGAACCAACCGCACGACAGCTTTATGGAAAACTTACACATACAGAACCTGAGTGTATTGGCTTTGTTTTGGCAGATGACCGCAGACAAGGATTTTCTCCTGATGCTTTTGTGGGAAAAAATGGCTTATTAGAAATTAAAACAAAAAAACCTGAAATTTTAATTCCTCATTTCATGCAAAAGAGTTTTCCGGCAGAACATAAAGCACAATGTCAAGGAGGATTATGGATTTCTCAACGCGAATGGGTGGATTTAATGCTCTATTGGCCTGATATGCCACCTTTGATTAAACGTGCTTATCGTGATGAAGCGTATATTTGCAAGCTTGAAAATGAAATTAGCCGTTTTAATGAGGCTTTGGAGAAGATGGTCCAGCAAATTAAGCGTATTGAGACAGGCTTTAGTATAAGGACAGAGATTGTTTTGAAGGAGAGGAAAAACAGAGAACGGGGAGCGAATGCAAAGCGTTTGCTGGTGGGAAAAACAAGAATGAGGCGGGGAAGAAAGGGATCTGTACAGCGTTGA
- a CDS encoding XRE family transcriptional regulator: MNIDGWRQRLRIALEKSGRSKRSVSLAAGKGAGYLHSILSEGKEPTIESLSRICHEINISMNYILYGKGASPEDKEFIELISKLSPQERQAILTLLRRPVGEASK, translated from the coding sequence ATGAATATCGATGGTTGGCGTCAAAGATTAAGGATTGCTTTGGAAAAAAGTGGGCGGTCAAAAAGATCTGTTTCCCTCGCTGCCGGTAAAGGAGCGGGGTACCTTCATTCTATTCTTTCTGAAGGAAAAGAACCAACAATCGAATCTCTCTCGCGAATTTGTCACGAAATTAATATCAGTATGAATTATATTCTTTACGGTAAGGGGGCTAGCCCTGAAGATAAAGAATTTATAGAGCTTATTTCAAAGCTCTCTCCGCAAGAGAGACAGGCAATTTTGACTCTTTTGCGGCGACCCGTTGGCGAAGCTTCAAAATAA
- the murA gene encoding UDP-N-acetylglucosamine 1-carboxyvinyltransferase, protein MDAIQIVGGEQLKGRIPISGAKNAALPLMIAALLTEETLTLENIPHLADVELLIRILNNHGVGYAVDGQEFNDECVNSRTIHFTAQKIATTRAPYELVKKMRASFWVIGPLLARCLEAYVSLPGGCAIGTRPVDFILEGLKSLGAQITIENGYVHAKAPKGLKGAHYRFPKVTVGGTHVLLMAATLAKGTTVLENAACEPEVANLIRTLNAMGAQITGEGTTTLIIEGVKKLKGTKIRVIADRIEAGTYAMAVAMTGGDVFLQNANPNHLTKVLKVLQKTGLEIQIEPQGIHVKRNPKKTKIMPVDIKTGPYPAFPTDLQAQFMALMTRAEGIAHITETIFENRFMHVQELNRLGAQIKLDGQRATVYGTEGLQGAPVMATDLRASVSLVIAALAAKGETIVNRVYHLDRGFERLEEKLIRCGAKIQRITV, encoded by the coding sequence ATGGATGCTATTCAAATTGTTGGAGGAGAACAACTTAAAGGAAGAATTCCTATCTCAGGGGCAAAAAATGCTGCATTGCCTCTTATGATTGCAGCGCTTTTGACAGAAGAAACGCTTACTTTAGAAAATATTCCACATCTGGCCGATGTCGAACTGCTTATTCGTATTCTCAATAATCATGGTGTTGGATATGCCGTTGATGGACAAGAGTTTAACGATGAGTGTGTCAATTCAAGAACAATTCATTTTACTGCGCAAAAAATAGCGACAACACGGGCACCCTACGAACTGGTGAAAAAAATGCGCGCAAGCTTTTGGGTTATCGGACCTCTGCTTGCACGGTGCTTAGAGGCTTATGTTTCGCTTCCTGGAGGATGCGCTATTGGAACAAGACCCGTTGATTTTATCCTTGAAGGACTTAAAAGTTTAGGCGCACAGATTACTATCGAAAATGGATATGTTCATGCAAAAGCACCAAAGGGATTAAAAGGTGCCCACTACCGGTTCCCTAAAGTCACTGTTGGTGGAACACATGTATTACTGATGGCGGCGACACTGGCAAAGGGAACAACCGTTCTTGAGAATGCGGCTTGTGAACCAGAAGTGGCAAACCTTATTCGAACCCTGAATGCTATGGGAGCTCAAATAACCGGTGAAGGAACAACAACGCTTATAATTGAAGGAGTTAAAAAACTTAAAGGGACAAAAATACGTGTTATTGCTGATCGAATCGAAGCGGGGACATATGCAATGGCTGTGGCTATGACAGGGGGAGATGTTTTTCTTCAAAATGCAAATCCTAACCATCTCACAAAAGTGCTTAAGGTTCTCCAAAAAACAGGACTCGAAATACAAATAGAACCTCAAGGAATTCACGTTAAGCGAAATCCAAAGAAAACAAAAATTATGCCCGTTGATATTAAAACTGGACCTTATCCTGCTTTTCCAACGGATCTCCAGGCGCAGTTTATGGCGCTCATGACACGGGCTGAAGGCATTGCGCATATTACAGAGACGATTTTTGAAAATCGGTTTATGCATGTTCAAGAACTCAATCGTTTAGGGGCGCAAATAAAGCTTGATGGGCAGAGGGCAACCGTTTATGGAACAGAGGGTTTGCAAGGGGCTCCCGTCATGGCGACGGATTTACGCGCTTCTGTTTCTCTTGTTATTGCGGCATTGGCGGCAAAGGGGGAAACAATCGTCAATCGTGTCTATCATCTTGATCGTGGCTTTGAAAGATTAGAAGAAAAATTAATCCGTTGTGGTGCAAAAATCCAACGCATTACAGTGTAA